From one Rattus norvegicus strain BN/NHsdMcwi chromosome 7, GRCr8, whole genome shotgun sequence genomic stretch:
- the Wdr18 gene encoding WD repeat-containing protein 18 isoform X3 has product MCPGPVTCLTTAPNGLYVLAGIAESIYLWEVSTGNLLVILSRHYQDVSCLKFTGDGSHFVSAGKDCLVLAWSLCSVLQADPSRILAPRHVWSQHTLPITDLHCGFGGPMARVATASLDQTMKLWAISSGDLLLSVLFDMGITSVTMDLAEHHIFCGGSDGSIFQVDLCSRPGPREQSFQPEQNTGKVFKGHRNQVTCLSVSTDGSILLSGSHDESVRLWDVKSKQCVRTVPLKGPVTNAAITLAPPSMLNPEFRPSLPLPHFNKHLLGAEHGDEAQGGGLRLQLGLHLQGKEPSYLERLEQLQAALSGYLEKNMLGSQMLPVRVFELEEEVRSLRKINRDLFDFSTRIITRPSK; this is encoded by the exons ATGTGTCCTGGGCCTGTCACCTGTCTAACCACGGCACCTAACGGCTTGTATGTTCTGGCAGGAATTGCAGAGAGCATTTACCTGTGGGAG GTCTCCACGGGGAACCTCCTGGTCATCCTCAGCCGTCACTACCAGGATGTGTCGTGCCTGAAGTTCACAGGTGACGGCAGCCACTTTGTCTCTGCAGGCAAGGACTGCCTGGTGCTGGCTTGGAGCCTCTGCAG TGTGCTACAGGCAGACCCGTCCAGGATCCTTGCCCCAAGACACGTCTGGTCCCAGCACACGCTCCCAATCACAGACCTGCACTGCGGCTTTGGGGGCCCCATGGCCCGGGTGGCCACCGCTTCACTGGACCAGACCATGAAG CTCTGGGCCATCTCCTCGGGAGACCTGCTGCTGTCTGTCTTGTTTGACATGGGCATCACGTCTGTGACCATGGACCTGGCCGAACACCACATATTCTGTGGGGGCAGTGATGGCTCCATCTTCCAGGTGGACCTGTGCAGCCGG CCCGGACCGAGGGAGCAGAGCTTCCAGCCCGAGCAGAACACAGGGAAGGTTTTCAAAGGACACAG GAACCAAGTGACATGCCTGTCGGTGTCAACAGACGGCAGCATCCTGCTCTCCGGCTCCCATGACGAGTCAGTGCGGCTGTGGGATGTGAAGAGCAAGCAGTGCGTGCGCACAGTCCCCCTCAAAG GCCCAGTGACCAATGCAGCCATCACACTGGCCCCGCCCAGCATGCTGAACCCTGAGTTCAGGCCcagcctgcccctgccccacTTCAACAAGCACCTGCTGGGTGCTGAGCACGGAGACGAAGCTCAGGGTGGGGGCCTGCGCCTGCAGCTGGGGCTCCACCTGCAG GGCAAAGAACCTAGCTACCTGGAGCGCCTGGAGCAGCTGCAGGCCGCATTGTCCGGCTATCTGGAGAAG AACATGCTAGGCAGCCAGATGCTGCCCGTGCGTGTGTTTGAGCTGGAAGAGGAAGTTCGTAGCCTGCGCAAGATCAACCGGGACCTGTTTGACTTCTCCACACGCATCATCACACGGCCCTCTAAGTGA